The genomic DNA ATAAATGTACACGTAACAATTTCAAAAATGGCCATAACATTTTACCTTTGCTAAACAAGATTGTTTTTGACAATACGCTCAAGTAACTTACATAGAATGCAAATATACATATGATAgtcattttattatattattcaaAGTAAAACCAGTTGCAACAATCTTTGGTAGGATGATCCTCCACTCAAGTGGAAAATCATTATTTGCCCATAATTATGAGATAATTTCCAACATAACATTAGCTAAAGTTTATGCATTTATTAATCTCATTCATAAATCTTTGCTCATGCTCCTTCATGACTGATGGTCCTTCAAAACGCACACCGTCCTTAGGCAAAGGCTGCTTTAGAATGATGCCACCAGCAAGGGGAGAGTCATGTATTATAGGCCAAATAGAATGGGGTCTTCCCCATCCATAGTTAGTTTCATAAAACTCTATCCATCTCCAGTCTGACAAAGCCAAATTATTGTAGCTAATTGACATCTTATATGTATCTTCCTTGAAGTTGCCTGAAGCCCATTCCTTAAACCTTGCGGGTAAACTTTCTTTAGCATCTCTAATCAACCTCACCAATTCTGCAATTGACGCCTTCATGATTTGCTCACTAGTTGCTGTGACGGTTAATAAATAGATGCAATTTCCATAGTAGCCTCGCGCCTCTGGCAACTGATCTAATAAATGACGAACGTCAGCTACAAAGCCAAGAGAAACATCTCCTATGGCATCGATTGCTTGTGTTCGACATTTCCATATAATTGCAGCCACGATTTCAAAGGTGGTGAATTGAATATTGGATGTCTCTTTTGCGATTTGTTCCTTCAGTCTTCTAATTGTTTGAATTGAGAAATCATATGTGGAATTCACAATGCCAAACTTAGTTGTGATAAATAATGAATCTGACTTCGAGAGCATTGGAGGGTCTGAGAAGACCTCTCTATGCCAGATCGGATTGACAGAGGGATGAGTTTGGCCGCAAGCAATCTCACCGATAGCTTTTAAAAATTGTCCAAAACCGAGGCCATCGAACACCAAGTGATTGAATTTGAGTCCGACAATAAATCCACCACACTGAAAATGAGTCACCTATGCATGcacatttaattaatttactatcaATAAATATTTGATAATGATCTATGATTGTAAAAAAAATCTTAGTAGAAAGAATTCTAAATTGCACAAGAAGTGTTATTCAGAgaactttttgtttttttttttggcaactACATGCATTACTTTACTTAACAACCAACCGACTGATTGATTTGGAAAAATAAATACAGaaagagataaaattttattttatatatcccAACACAGTGAAAAAGATACACTTAACGGAGATTGAAATTTTACGAATATAAATTTCATCGGTCAACAATATCAGAGCTATGGTTAAGATGTGGTCGCATGGGGAACTTGATAAACTCTCGAGGTGATGCTCTAGGTATTTCACATGGAGAATTATTATGATTAATTATAATTAAGGTCTCGTattaaaaatatatgcaacagaTTATAAAATTACAAGTGGAAGATATTGTCGTACGAAAATCACTTGAATGTAGTCCTACTTAGTTGCCTCCTCAATGTAGATAATATCATAGAGTAtgctaaaaaataaatttaattatagaTAGAATAGAATAAATGATGTGGTAGTGGATAGAGATAGAATGGATGAGATGACAATCATGACAGGAACAAGAGTTTTGTggagataaaataataataataaaaaataagagtCATGATTATCTCAAATTGATGTTTATCCAATAAATctataaatatgtattttttttcatgaatgaaggaagttaaattttttttattttattctcctcctcttccacgtaaaaattctcctcctcttccacattttttcttctataatccttttatttcttctcccataattccTTTTCCAACAAAATGATATCAGAGTCATGTCGATGCTTCCTATCCCTCATCTTGCTGATTTGAAGTATGGTAATTGGAGTATATCCAAATGAATGTCTTACTGGAGAGCGAAGACTTGTGGGATATTGTTGAAAAAGACTATAAAGGGCCTCAAGAATAAGTCAACCAAACGGAGGCACAGAGGACGACAATGGTGGAACAAAAGAGAAAAGATAATAAAGCTCTTTCTTTATCTATAAAGCTCTTGATGAAGATACTTTTGAGAAAGTAGCCGAAGCTACAACTTCCAAAAAGGCATGGAAGATCCTACAAGTAGCATACAAAGGCGATGAAAGGGCAAAAAGTATTCGCCTTCAAATCCTGAGAGGAGAATTTGAATCGTTGAAGATGAAAGAGTCCGAAAGTGTATTAGACTATTTTACAAGGGTATTGGTAATTGTCAACCAATTGAAAAGAAATGACGATGACATTGAAGATAGTCGCGTCGTAGAGAAAATTCTACGCTCGTTGGAGCCAAGGTATGACTATGTAGTTGCGGCCATAAAAGAATCAAAAGATGTGAAAGAAATCAAGGTGCAAGAACTATTAAGCTCTCTACAAACTCATGAAGCAAGAATGCGAAGACGGAGAGAGCCTATGGAGCAGACTCTACAAACCAAGCTCACGATTATTGACTAGAAAGAAGAGTCAAAGACTGAAGGTTCGCAAGAAAACGAAGGTGGCCGTGGTGACTTCCGTGGACGTGGCCGAGGTAGAGGCCGTGGCAGGGGCTCTGCTTGAGGCCGAGGAAGAAGTAAAAACAACAATCAAGATAGAGACCAAAGGTATGACAAAAGAAATGTAAGATGTTATACTTGCAACAAATTTGGACATTATGCAATGGAATGCCGCTCTAATAATGTGCAAAGAAATGCTAATTATGCATCAAAAGAAGGCAATGACAATGATGTAGTTTTGTTAGCAAGAAAGGATGGAGATTCCACAACCAAGGATTTGTGGTATTTAGACTCCGGGGCAAGCAATCATATCTGCGGGCGTAAATATATGTTTGCCAAGTTGGATGAAATGGTGAATGGACAAGTCTTGTTTCGAGTCGCGTCCAAAATCCAAGTAAGAGGCGTTGGTAAGATTCTCATCAAACTTAAAGATGAAGCTAACACATACATCACCAATGTTTATTATGTGTCTGACATTTAAACAAATATTATTAGTCTTGAACAATTTCTTGAGAAAGGTTTTAATATGCAACTAAAAGATGGTAGTCTTCATTTGAGAAAGCAAAACAAACTTATTGTTCATATTCCTATGTCTAAAAATAGGATGTTTTCTCTTGATATTAAACATGTTACTGCAAAATGTTTAAGTGCATGCATAAAGAATAATACATGACTATGGCATATGAGGTACGGGCATATGAACTTCAGAACTCTAAAGCTTCTCTCAAGCAAAGGAATAGTGAATGGTCTTCCTCATATTAATGCTCAAGATGATATTTATGAAGGGTGTGTTCTGGGAAAACACCCTAGAGCAAGTTTTTCGAATGAATCGCACAACCAAGCTAAGAAGCCTCTTGAACTCATTCATACAGACATATGTGAGCCAATCACTCCGACCTCCTTTGGAGGTTGTCGATATTTTCTaacctttattgatgatttcaacaGAAAAACTTTAGTTTATCTTTTGATGAATAAAGATGATGCTTTTGAGAAGTTTGAGGAATTCAAAGGATTGGTAGAAAATCAATCCGGCTATACTATCAAGGCAATGCGGTCAGATCGTGGTCGTGAATTCACCTTAAAAGTAAAAACTTCTGCAAAAATCATGGCATCTGGAGGCCTTTAACCGCACCTTACTCCCCTCaataaaatggagttgctgaaagGAAGAACCGAATTATTCTTGACATGGTTCAAAGTATGCTAAAAATGAAAGAAGTGCCTAAAGAATTTTGGGTCAAAGCCATAAACTGTGCGGTGTATTTGCTAAATAGATCTCCTATAAGGAATCTAGAAGGAATCACACCTCAAGAAGCATGGACCGGATACAAGCCATGTGTATCTCATTTGAAGATTTTCGGGTGTATGGTCTATGCACATATTCCGGATCAAGAAGAACGAAACTTGATGACAAAAGCTTATCGATGCAAGATCGAAGGCTTACAGACTCTATAATCCAGTGAACAGAATGGTTATCATAAGTAGAGATGTTAAATTTCAAGAAAATAGTGCTTGGAATTAGAGTACTAATATGATGATGATTAAAGAAGAAGAACAAATGAAGGAGAAAGAACCAACTCCACCACCGTCGCCTACTTCTACATCATCCTTGGATGAAGAAAATCCTCCACCACAAAAGATAAGGAGTCTTCAAGAATTATATGAGGTGACAACTCCACTTAATCTCATTTGTCTTTATGCTAATGAAGAGATTGTATCTTTTGAAGAAGCTATTAAAGATAGCAAATGGAAGAAAGCCATGGATAAAGAGATGAAGACAATTGAGAAGAATGAAACTTGACATCTTACTACTTTGCCCGATGGCCACAAATCCATTGGTGTGAAGTGGGTTTATAAAGTAAAGAAAAATGCTAAAGGAGAAATAGAAAAGTACAAAGCGCGACTTGTAGCAAAAGGCTACAAATAAAAGGACAACATTGACTACGAAGAAGTGTTTGCTTCCGTTGCCCGAATAAAGACTATAAGGTTGATAATTTCTTTAGCCGCTCAACTAAAGTGACAAATATAATGAAATAAATTGAGTTTTTTGTTTTATTCTCCTCCACGTagagattctcctcctctctatatattttttttctataatctttttatttcttctcccataatttctTATCCAACAGAGAGCATACGATCAAGAAGCTTacgaaatatataaatatatatatatatcttaacaAACCTGCATCATCAGTATCATCTCCTCTTGCTTCATGTAAGCGGGACTACTCGGAAGCAACTCCTCTTTGACGATGCTGTCAGGGATCGACTCCCATTCGTTCATGTTGCCCAGGCTGTCATTTGTTACTGCCGCCTCCACAAACCATACGCCCTCGCCGTTGCAGGTCACCTCCACATGGCCGCCGTCGGAGTAGACAAGGCGGCCTGCTACGGGGTAGTACGGGACAAGAGCCTTGGCCAAGGCTTCCCGGAGGACCTTCGCCGCCGTTAATGACGAACCATGAAGACGGTGCTCACGGTTATTGTATGGGTGCACGGAGATCATCTGTACCATAAACGCCAACCCCAGGGCGTGGTCGATGGAAGAGAGAGGGAGCGTGGCGCACGGCGTGGGCTCGAATGGTACTAGGAGCTCCTCCCGCACCTTCGTCACCCTACAGGACGCCATACTCATATCCTACCTACGCCTTCACTCTATATATAATTCTGTATATATCCTGATTAGTGAGAATCGTGACAAAAAATTTTATGAATGTATTAATGTGGTatatttaatgtttttttttgaatcacgtgattaaaaaaaaatcccgAGAAATATTTAAGACCATGAGATTTAGACCGCACAGTGCCGTCTCGACTCTTCCAGAGGCCTAGGCaatctttttaaaatatatatatatatatatatatatatatatatatatatatatatatatatatatttttaaaaagtaaatattaattttttataaaataattttttcttctaattttttagaagtaaaattactaataaaattatatattcaagttttaataatagtttttaaaattaataaaatataaattatttaatctttaaacattatcaaaaattttattaattttaattttaattatttttatataaaatttaatatctCAAGTGTATTTAATtccaaatttattattattattttttaaaaaataattctaaaaataaatctacCATCACTATCGAATAATATCtcatattttaaaaagtatttaagATTCAAACCTGCAAAAACTTTTCAAGGAGAAATTaaaaatagttattttttttaatttatatactgaaaaaaaaaattctgtttACAAAATTAACATACTATTTTACATAATGAACGAAAATATCTACTGTTTTTATCATCCATACTTTATTTACCCAACACTTCTGTACCTCAATCGAAATATCATCTAATccaactattttttattttacaattcatttaaaacttattctactTTAAAAGTTTAAATTCTACATTAAAATTTAAAGTTCTATACTCATCAATTTAAAGTTCCATACTTATCATGAATTAACTAAGtaaaatttcattaaaaaattgGTAAAAATACATATTTCATCGCTCTTTTATTTTCTCATCATTTATTAGTACCCtatcatatttatctttaatGCTTATTTCGATAACATCTATTGactttttctctctcatttttagcTATTCTGTAAatgtctctttcctttttttttgtatcTTTTTTTTGTTAGAACCTGTGCGAGCTAGAGGGGTGTTAATAACTCTGATCGCTTCTCATCGTTGAATGTGATGAACAAACTTTTATCAACTTCGACTCCACATGCACAACTCTAAGATTTTACTTGGCATTTGCTTCCTTAAGacgactaatccaagggtccactctAACGATCACTTCCACTATGTACGCCCTTCTTCTCGAAAACGTtccggaggcagagaagcctcgtacaaacttgtttttacaagaacacaacaagaaaagaaaatacTATTATGAAAGAAATCAAAAACGATTCTATAATGAAAAATCTTACTTTGCTTACACTTTTCTTGCTTTGGTTGCCTCTTGGTGGTAGGAAATGTAATAACACTTTCTCTCCAAACTctcaagaactggcgatgagaATCCTCCTCGAAATCCCCTTTATATAGATGTTGTTCGAGATGGAAAATGCCTCCCAATAGATTGACCttatccccaatcgattgtcatgtcaaatctgaccattcaaacctgCAGAACGACTATTTTTTGCttgaccaattgattggtgaGTCATATCAATTAATTGCTTAGCTTCCAATCGATTGCCTCAATCGATTTTGAAACATTCTATTCTCTTAAGAAAGCACTGTCAATCGATTGACGATTAGTGATTGGCAATTGGCAAATAGCGATGCCAattgattgccccaatcgattccGACGCCTTCTGTGCTCCCGAAATAAACTCTTAATTTATTGGAGCAATTGATTGTCCAACCCTAAACATTGAATATGTGTTTAGGGGTTACTAATCAATTGCCACCTCTCACTAATCAATTGGTAACCCTAAATTCAGCATTTTCAAGGTTGAATTCACGTCTTGCCTCGTATTCGGTTGACCTCAACCTACTAGAACTTTCTCTACTCAATATCTAGTTATGACTTGTTGAGACTTTTCGTTGCCCAATATCCGATACACCGTGATCTATCGAGACTTTCTCACCAAGTGTTAGGtcaacctttgactcacttgaactCTTCTCCTGCAACTTGTCGTTAGACTTTTAAtcatcaagtgtctggtcctccgtgacccacttggactttttccttttCAACTTCCTGTTGGACTTCTGATTACCAAGTATCCAGTCCTTTGTGATTCACTTAAGCTTTTTCCTTACCACCTTCCTTTGGATTTTCGATCACTAAGTATTCGGTCTTCcataacccacttagacttattCTTTGCCAACTTTCGTTGGACTTCGGCACCAAGTGTCCAATCCTCCGTGACCCACTTTGACTTTTCCCTTGCTAACTTTCCGTTGGACTTCTGACAttgtcaagtatccagttaatTTTGACCTACTTTACATCTTactaatatattgatcaaattgAAACTCAAGCGGCCAGAGTCAATTCAAACTTAGTCAACTTTGATTCAAGGTCGATTGTgccaaatttttttattaataataaaataaaataaattaaaatagcaCCCTTACAAGATTATCAAAGGATGGTTTATTTTAATTTGTCATGAACCTAtgcctaaaataattttagttccAAAAGATTGGATCAGTCTTCTTTTAGCCTACATTTTATTTAACTATTGCATCATTTCTTCTCACTATAACTAGTGTTTGTTCTCCATACAAACACTATTTTATCTCTATCATTAATGCACTCTTTTTTTCTCTCGATCTACAGTAGTCTTCTTATCTAtgtatttatattttcattttcGTATATACAAGTTTGTTGCATGTAGAAGCATTGTCTACCTTATAAACCTGGTAGAAATCTCAAAATAAGTAGATCATGGCCTCCTAACCCTCACTTAAAttattcttgtttttttttaacaTCCTTGAGCTAACTTTGTCAAAACAACTACACATGCCTGTACTTGTATAAATTGAGAAAGTAATGATAGAAACTTTATATTACATCTAATTAACCGAAGGATGCGTGCAAACACTACTTTTATCTCTATCTTTAAACTATAAATCCTAAACTCTATGCAAATATATAGTAGTTTATCTcacttttttctctcttttttttttatatacactATTGGTCTGACGCAGCGGAGGGAACTTCGGGTGTGACGTTCAAATTTGAGATTTACAGAGAAAGACATAGGAAGATAATTCGTAAACAAAAAGGAGCCGTCTTTAGATTTAAAcggaaataatttatttattcaaaTCAAAACCAAAATCAACATCAATCATCTTCTTTTTACAAAATCCTAATTCTTTTTAAATAatctacaaaataaaaaaaagtcaCAATAGAATAACAAAAAGTAAAAAGAATTaatcttacaaaaaaaaaaatctaaactaacttaaatagaaaattaatccTAAACAAGAAAGAGATAAAATctatattaatttttagaaaagaaaattaattctaaaaatttaaaatagataaaagaaaagtcaaaaaactaaatctaaaattttGATGACCTAGTTAGTCGATTCTGTCTGAACTCTGAATATAGTGCAATCATGTCAAGAGACTATGAACTAATCATCTTCTTTGTAACTAGCCTCAATCGTCCTTTTTTAAGATCTAAAAGGGAGGTTGGTAGTATCATTTTCTTCTCGTAACCATGTTGGAAGATATGAGATAATTGTGTCTTTGGATGCTCCTGCATCAGACTCCCTATGTTGAAAAGAACTCATCTTTGAGTTCAAAATAACATCTTCAACATCCATAGTCTCCCTTTTCATTGCATTGTCTTTCAATATGGCACGAATTGCATCTTCAAATAAGACCAAACATAAAGTACcttgtcaacttcatcatcaaaTACCAGTTCACCAAGTGCCTCGATCTCATGTTTGTCGTAAATTGGATCACCGACTATTTCAATCTTGTCGTCCATATCTTTCTCAACAAAAAttttatccaaattaaaataaaagaactTACAACCTTTAAGATTTCAGACACTACGATCATAGTGTGAGACTTTCTCAATCGGAACCTGTCTATCACGACCTCGACATGCACCTCATTATCTTCAAGATCTTCCACCATTAGATGCTGGAATAACTCCATGACTTGTTTCTATAGATGTTCGATGAGTTCGTAAGATATACTTCAATCTTGGTGTGAGACTTTCTCAGCCGAAACCTGTCTTTTACGATCACGACTACGATGATCATCCATGGATCTAAGGTTCTGATACCAACTCATGCAAGGGAAGGAACTCCGGGTGTGACATTTGAATTAGAGATTGACAGAGAAAGACATAGGAAGATAATTTGTAAACAAAGAGAAGTCGCTTCTATGTTTAAAcgaaaataatttgtttattcaaatcaaaatcaaactcAACATCAACCACTTTATTTTTACAAGAGTGGTAATCCTTATTTAAATAatctaaaaaataagaaaaagttgcaatagaaaaagaaaaagtaaaaagaactaatctttaaaaaaataaaatctaaactaactttaaaaaagaaaactaattctaaaaatttgaaacaaataaaggaaaagtCAAAAGaccaaaatttaaagttttgacgaCCTAGTTAGCCGATTTTATCTCGTATGGACTCCTAATAGAGTGCAACTATGTCAAGAGGTCATGAACTAATTATCTTCCTTGTAAGCAGTCTCAATCATTCTTCTTCAAGATCCAAAAGGGAAGTTGGTAGTCTCATTTTCTTCTTGTAACAGCTCAAAAGGGAACATAACCGTATTAGATGATATGAGATGATTGTGTCATGCTCCTGCATGATGTTCTTATCTACCtatttctgttttcattttcatGTATACAATTTGTTGCATGTTGTTCATGTTATAAACCTTGTAGAAATCTCAAAATAAATAGATGATGGCCTCTTAACACTCACTTATATTGTTCTTTTTTAACATCCTTGAGAACACGTAGTAATTTTGTCAAAAGAACTACACATGTCTATACAATAGTATAAAATTGAGAAAGTAAGACATGAAATTATTCTTGAGAGTCAAGAAACATAAAAGAGTGTTTATGGTGAAATTTGATCATCTAAAGTCCATGTATCAATTTGGGAAAAATTGTTATATGGACCTAAactttctaaaattgacttttcGCAACATTCTATTATTCTATTCATAGAGCGCTGATCATTTATaaatgtagatccgctacattaacggCTTTCTTAGTACTGGTCTTATGGATATGAAGGGAGATACATGTAGGTACATAGGTGTCAAGCGCATGGTGGGATAAACCTCAGGTCGTTagttcttgagaatcgacccctggtcaTTATGCAAAGAGATGTTATGCGCTCACCATCTATGCTACACCCTGGGAGCAAGCGCTGATCATTTATGATTTTCTCACTAGTTGTTGTGATTGTTAAAGTATAAATACGGTGGGGTTGCTCACTATTATTCTATTATTCTATTCAGTGTCATGCTCTtagggcgtagcgcagacagTAAACGCATGACATCTCTAGCATAATGATCagaggtcgattctcaggaactgacgacctaggATTTACTCCACCATATGCCTATGGCTTGTGTACCTGTATATACCTCCcttcatatccgtgggaccgacacTAGGAGTACCGCTAAGATAgttgatctattttttttttttttgttaaagcaTACAAACAATTTCCATAGTAGCCAGCCTTTGGTAGTTGACATATTAAATGATGAACATTAGCTGCAAAGAGAGGTAGACATTGCCACTGATTGCTTTTGTTCGACATTTCCATATAATTGCAGTAACATCTCAAAGGTGGTGAATCGATTGGATGTCTTTtttgtgatttgttcttcagTCTCTTGATGGTTTCAGTTGAGAAATCATATATGGAATTCACAATGTCAAACTCGGCTATGAAAAATGAAAATGACTTTGAGAGCAATGGAGGCGCAGGGATGCTCTCTCTATACCAGATTGGATTGATAGATGGATGAGTTTGGCCACAAGCAATTTCACCAATGGTTTTTAAGAATTGTCCAAAGCCGAAGCCATCAAACACCAAGTGACCGAATTTGAGTCTGACAATAAATCTACACATTGAAAATTGGTTGCATATGCTTTCacaatttaatttatttacaatCAACAATTTGATTATGATTTATGATTATAAAATCAACAAATTTGATCTATTAACATCAATCATATACaatataattttctaaatatataataaacatgtatatgctaggaatacaatcaaaattctacattgaaaatacataaaaaaaatcacGAATTTAAAAGATATAAGATATTTCTATTAGTATGAGATTTTTTTAGATAGAACCTAAAAATAAATCGAAGAGAACTTAgatctaaagtggacaatattgttggtgcgggaagcatccgacgatcgaactcgtgttttgataacggcaaagaattcaaagttaagatgttttgtagtctaacaagtctacttgaggatttcaggaaagtcctagctgcggttaggcaaagggaaaaccctagggggcggtaaccctaggtcatagggggtggtaaccctatgcggaaagtcttggcaggtcgatggcttcaggcaaaagtcctagggggtggtaaccctaggtggaaagtcctggtgtcgtgaaccaggtgaaagactggactagccgggaagcggatgtccagcagaaagtccggaagcatcgagtgctgagcaaaagtccagtcgatctgaaggatcgactggcaacaggtaaatctcctggagtccccgtagagggaatagtaggtgtcgggtcgacctagg from Zingiber officinale cultivar Zhangliang chromosome 4A, Zo_v1.1, whole genome shotgun sequence includes the following:
- the LOC121971598 gene encoding acyl transferase 4-like, whose protein sequence is MSMASCRVTKVREELLVPFEPTPCATLPLSSIDHALGLAFMVQMISVHPYNNREHRLHGSSLTAAKVLREALAKALVPYYPVAGRLVYSDGGHVEVTCNGEGVWFVEAAVTNDSLGNMNEWESIPDSIVKEELLPSSPAYMKQEEMILMMQVTHFQCGGFIVGLKFNHLVFDGLGFGQFLKAIGEIACGQTHPSVNPIWHREVFSDPPMLSKSDSLFITTKFGIVNSTYDFSIQTIRRLKEQIAKETSNIQFTTFEIVAAIIWKCRTQAIDAIGDVSLGFVADVRHLLDQLPEARGYYGNCIYLLTVTATSEQIMKASIAELVRLIRDAKESLPARFKEWASGNFKEDTYKMSISYNNLALSDWRWIEFYETNYGWGRPHSIWPIIHDSPLAGGIILKQPLPKDGVRFEGPSVMKEHEQRFMNEINKCINFS